From Scomber scombrus chromosome 6, fScoSco1.1, whole genome shotgun sequence, the proteins below share one genomic window:
- the enc2 gene encoding kelch-like protein 25, whose protein sequence is MSVTVHENRKSRTSTGSMNISLFHKPSHPDSVLTHLNTMRKQCMFTDVTLWAGDRSFPCHRAVLAACSRYFEAMFSGGLRESLDSDVNFRDSIHPEVLELLLDFAYSSRVIINEENAESLLEAGDMLQFHDIRDAAAEFLEKNLHSSNCLGMMLLSDAHQCKRLYELSWRMCLLHYETVRESEDFYSLSKDKLLELILSDELEIEDEEVVFNSMMQWVRYDLEGRRHHLPELLRGIRLALLPSECLLEAVACEELVMADKRSRSIVEEAMQCKKKILQNDGVVTSPCARPRKAGHTLLILGGQTFMCDKIYQVDHKAKEIIPKADLPSPRKEFSACAIGCKVYVTGGRGSENGVSKDVWIYDTVHEEWSKGAPMLIARFGHGSAELENSLYVVGGHTAIAGVFPASPSVSLKQVERYDPISNKWTMMAPLRDGVSNAAVVSAKLKLFVFGGTTIHRDKASKVQCYDPVGNRWNIAAECPQPWRYTAAAVLGSQIFIMGGDTEFTAASAYRFDCETNQWSRVGDMTSKRMSCHAVASGNKLYVVGGYFGTQRCKTLDCYDPTSDSWNSITTVPYSLIPTAFVSTWKHLPA, encoded by the exons ATGTCGGTGACTGTTCATGAGAATCGTAAATCCCGCACCAGCACGGGCTCCATGAACATCTCACTGTTCCACAAGCCCTCACATCCTGACAGTGTCCTGACCCACCTAAACACAATGAGGAAGCAGTGCATGTTCACAGATGTCACTCTGTGGGCTGGGGACCGCTCCTTCCCATGCCACAG GGCAGTGCTGGCAGCATGTAGCCGTTATTTTGAGGCCATGTTCAGCGGTGGACTACGAGAAAGTCTGGACAGTGACGTAAATTTCAGAGACAGTATACACCCTGAG GTCTTGGAGCTTCTGCTGGACTTTGCCTATTCATCTCGAGTTATTATAAATGAGGAGAATGCAGAGTCATTGTTAGAGGCTGGAGACATGTTGCAGTTTCATGACATCcgggatgcagcagcagagtttttggaaaaaaatctgcattctTCCAACTGCTTGGGGATGATGTTGTTATCAGATGCCCATCAATGTAAAAGACTGTACGAGCTGTCGTGGAGGATGTGTCTGTTACACTATGAGACG GTAAGAGAATCAGAGGATTTCTACAGTCTATCTAAAGATAAGCTGCTGGAGCTCATACTTAGCGATGAGCTTGAGATAGAAGATGAAGAG GTGGTGTTTAACTCTATGATGCAGTGGGTACGATATGACCTGGAGGGTCGGCGTCACCATCTACCAGAGTTGCTGAGGGGCATCAGATTGGCACTGCTGCCATCTGAATGTCTACTGGAGGCTGTAGCCTGTGAAGAGTTGGTGATGGCTGACAAGAGAAGCAG GTCAATAGTAGAGGAGGCAATGCagtgtaaaaagaaaatccttcaGAATGACGGAGTAGTGACTAGTCCCTGTGCTCGACCACGCAAGGCAGGACACACCCTGCTTATACTGGGAGGCCAGACCTTCATGTGTGACAAGATATACCAG GTTGACCACAAAGCCAAGGAGATCATACCCAAGGCGGACCTGCCCAGCCCCAGGAAGGAGTTCAGTGCGTGTGCCATCGGCTGTAAGGTTTACgtgacaggaggaagaggatcaGAGAACGGAGTGTCTAAAGACGTCTGGATCTATGACACTGTCCATGAAGAGTGGTCTAAAGGAGCACCCATGCTTATAGCCAGG TTTGGCCATGGTTCAGCTGAGTTGGAGAACAGTCTCTACGTTGTTGGAGGTCACACAGCCATAGCTGGTGTATTTCCTgcttctccatctgtctctttaaaacag GTTGAGCGGTATGACCCTATTAGTAACAAGTGGACTATGATGGCTCCTCTAAGAGATGGAGTCAGTAATGCAGCAGTGGTCAGTGCCAAACTAAAACTCTTTGTTTTTGGAGGGACCACTATACACAGAGACAAGGCTTCTAAG GTGCAGTGCTACGACCCTGTGGGGAACCGCTGGAACATTGCAGCTGAATGCCCACAGCCTTGGCGCTACACAGCAGCTGCTGTGTTAGGGAGTCAGATCTTCATCATGGGTGGAGACACTGAATTCACTGCTGCTTCTGCTTATCGGTTTGACTGTGAAACCAACCAGTGGAGTCGAGTAGGTGATATGACATCTAAACGGATGAGCTGCCATGCTGTGGCCTCAGGAAATAAGCTGTATGTGGTGGGAGGTTACTTCGGGACCCAGCGATGTAAAACATTGGACTGTTACGACCCTACGTCAGATAGTTGGAACTCCATCACCACTGTGCCTTATTCACTGATCCCTACCGCCTTTGTCAGCACATGGAAACACCTACCTGCCTAA